A genomic segment from Campylobacter concisus encodes:
- the gatA gene encoding Asp-tRNA(Asn)/Glu-tRNA(Gln) amidotransferase subunit GatA, which translates to MVTLKEALKFSAEEIKNLRAELEEKIIKEKELGAYVEQLVNLEIAKLGEGVPIAIKDNIQVKGWNVTSASKILQGYVAPYNATVVEKLLSKNLAPFGRTNMDEFAMGSTTESSFYGKTLNPLNHAHVPGGSSGGSAAAVAAGLAVAALGSDTGGSIRQPAAFCGCVGFKPTYGRVSRYGLGAYSSSLDQIGPIAQNVEDAAILYDAIAGHDPKDSTSADVPFVSISDKIDGNKKLKICVIKNYVENASEQTKAALNLAVEKLKSHGHSVTYTNFEDSKYDVATYYIIATAEASANLSRYDGVRYGRRADAKNLKELYINSRSEGFGEEVKRRILLGTFVLSSGYYDAYYIKAQKARAHIKAQYERILEENDLIFMPVAPSTAYKFGAHSDPLQAYLSDIYTISVNLAGLPAISVPVGKDDLNLNISAQLIAKAWDEQTLINGAKSLENLIKG; encoded by the coding sequence GTGGTAACTTTAAAAGAAGCTTTAAAATTTTCAGCTGAAGAGATAAAAAATTTAAGAGCCGAGCTTGAGGAAAAAATCATAAAAGAAAAAGAGCTTGGCGCTTATGTCGAGCAGCTAGTAAATTTAGAGATCGCAAAACTAGGCGAGGGCGTACCTATCGCTATAAAAGACAACATCCAAGTAAAAGGCTGGAATGTAACAAGCGCTTCAAAAATTTTGCAAGGCTACGTCGCACCTTATAATGCAACTGTCGTTGAGAAGCTACTTAGCAAAAATTTAGCTCCATTTGGTCGCACAAATATGGACGAATTTGCGATGGGAAGTACGACTGAAAGCTCATTTTACGGCAAGACTCTAAACCCACTAAATCACGCTCACGTCCCAGGCGGCAGTAGTGGTGGCTCGGCAGCAGCAGTCGCAGCTGGCCTTGCAGTCGCAGCACTTGGTAGCGATACTGGTGGCTCGATCCGCCAACCAGCGGCATTTTGTGGATGCGTAGGTTTTAAGCCAACTTACGGCAGAGTGAGCAGATATGGTCTTGGCGCCTACTCAAGCAGCCTTGATCAAATTGGCCCTATCGCTCAAAACGTAGAAGACGCAGCCATTTTATATGATGCTATCGCTGGACATGACCCAAAAGATAGCACGAGCGCAGATGTGCCATTTGTGAGCATTAGCGACAAGATAGATGGCAATAAAAAGCTAAAAATTTGCGTCATCAAAAACTATGTCGAAAACGCAAGCGAGCAGACAAAAGCAGCTTTAAATTTAGCTGTAGAAAAACTAAAATCACACGGCCATAGCGTAACTTACACAAATTTTGAAGATTCGAAATACGACGTCGCAACCTACTACATCATAGCAACTGCAGAAGCAAGCGCAAATTTAAGCCGCTACGATGGCGTAAGATACGGTAGACGCGCAGATGCTAAAAATTTAAAAGAGCTATATATAAACTCACGCTCAGAAGGCTTTGGTGAAGAGGTAAAAAGAAGAATCTTGCTTGGTACGTTTGTATTAAGTAGCGGATATTACGATGCTTACTACATCAAAGCACAAAAAGCAAGAGCGCATATAAAAGCTCAATACGAGAGAATTTTAGAAGAAAATGACCTGATATTTATGCCAGTAGCTCCAAGTACGGCTTATAAATTTGGAGCTCACAGTGATCCACTTCAAGCTTATCTAAGCGATATTTACACTATCAGCGTAAATTTAGCAGGCCTTCCAGCTATCTCTGTGCCAGTTGGCAAAGATGATCTAAATCTAAATATAAGCGCTCAGCTAATCGCTAAAGCATGGGATGAACAGACCTTGATAAATGGTGCCAAGAGCCTAGAAAATTTAATAAAAGGATAA
- the guaB gene encoding IMP dehydrogenase — protein MKIVKRALTFEDVLLVPQYSEILPKQVDVKTRISKNVTLNIPIVSAAMDTVTEHRTAIMMARLGGIGVIHKNMDVESQTKEVKRVKKSESGVIIDPIFINPEATVAEALGLMADLHISGVPVIDKDRKLIGILTNRDLRFETNMSVLVKDRMTKAPLITAPKGCTLDDAEKIFSQNRVEKLPIVDKDGRLDGLITIKDLKKRKEYPNANKDSYGRLRVAAAIGVGQIERAKALVDAGVDVIVIDSAHGHSKGIIDTLKEVKANFKVDVVAGNIANPAAVKDLAEAGADGIKVGIGPGSICTTRIVAGVGVPQISAIDDCASEAAKYGIPVIADGGLKYSGDVAKALAAGAACVMAGSLLAGCEESPGELITFQGRQYKVYRGMGSIGAMTKGSSDRYFQEGTAQDKLVPEGIEGRVPFAGSIKDVIHQLIGGLRSAMGYVGAKDIPTLQERAEFVEITSAGLKESHVHDVVITHEAPNYKVN, from the coding sequence ATGAAGATAGTAAAGAGAGCTTTAACATTTGAGGATGTGCTTCTTGTGCCGCAATACTCTGAAATTTTGCCAAAGCAAGTTGATGTAAAAACCAGGATCAGCAAAAATGTCACGCTAAATATCCCGATCGTCTCTGCTGCGATGGATACGGTGACTGAGCATAGAACTGCTATCATGATGGCAAGGCTCGGTGGTATCGGTGTCATCCACAAAAATATGGACGTAGAAAGCCAAACAAAAGAGGTCAAACGCGTCAAAAAAAGTGAAAGTGGTGTCATCATCGATCCTATCTTTATAAATCCAGAAGCGACTGTGGCCGAAGCTCTAGGTCTTATGGCTGATCTTCATATTTCAGGCGTTCCAGTTATAGATAAGGACCGCAAACTAATAGGAATTTTAACAAACCGCGATTTGAGATTTGAGACAAATATGAGCGTTTTGGTAAAAGACCGCATGACAAAAGCACCGCTCATAACTGCACCAAAAGGTTGCACGCTTGATGATGCGGAAAAAATTTTCTCTCAAAATAGAGTTGAGAAGCTGCCTATCGTCGATAAAGATGGCAGACTTGACGGACTTATCACCATAAAAGATCTAAAAAAACGCAAAGAGTATCCAAACGCAAACAAAGATAGCTACGGCAGACTTCGCGTAGCAGCGGCTATTGGTGTGGGTCAGATAGAGCGCGCTAAAGCGCTAGTTGATGCTGGCGTAGACGTCATCGTCATTGACTCAGCTCACGGTCACTCAAAGGGTATCATTGATACTTTAAAAGAGGTAAAGGCAAATTTTAAAGTCGATGTCGTAGCTGGCAATATCGCAAACCCAGCAGCTGTAAAAGACCTAGCAGAAGCAGGAGCTGATGGCATAAAAGTGGGTATCGGACCTGGATCAATATGTACCACAAGGATCGTTGCGGGCGTTGGCGTGCCACAAATTTCTGCCATTGATGACTGCGCAAGCGAAGCAGCGAAATATGGCATCCCAGTTATCGCAGACGGTGGTTTAAAATACTCAGGCGACGTGGCAAAAGCCCTTGCAGCAGGGGCAGCTTGCGTTATGGCTGGTAGCTTACTTGCAGGTTGCGAAGAGAGCCCAGGCGAGCTTATAACATTCCAAGGTCGCCAGTATAAAGTATATCGCGGCATGGGATCGATCGGTGCTATGACAAAGGGCAGCTCGGACCGCTACTTCCAAGAGGGCACCGCTCAAGACAAGCTTGTGCCTGAAGGTATCGAAGGCCGTGTGCCATTTGCTGGCAGCATAAAAGATGTGATCCATCAGCTAATAGGTGGCCTAAGAAGCGCTATGGGCTATGTCGGTGCAAAAGATATCCCAACTCTTCAAGAAAGAGCTGAATTTGTCGAGATAACAAGCGCTGGATTAAAAGAGAGCCACGTCCACGACGTAGTTATCACTCACGAGGCACCAAACTACAAAGTTAATTAG
- the metX gene encoding homoserine O-acetyltransferase MetX yields the protein MLDLQTRTIKFNEPLYLESGRMLSNFKLIYETYGTLNADKSNVIVICHALTGSHHAAGTYAGDEKAGWWDGLIGSKKAVDTDKFYVICVNILGSCFGSTSPLSVDRSSGKEYRLNFPVLAISDVVKAQMRLFSELGITRARAVIGGSLGGMQALCYAIEFPEFAQDIVMLASTYQTKPWAIAFNKIAIEAILNDENFKNGEYDAEFIRKNGLKGMAYGRMAGHISFLSPDSMDEKFGRNYVETDGLYELSGRFQVDRYMEYNGYNFPKRFDPLSYLYIVKMMNIFDCTRHYDNLKDALAPIKANLHLIAFKGDLLFPPCCMREIYDTLCEMGRGENTNFVEIDSNYGHDAFLVEIEKFDGYIKNILKG from the coding sequence GTGTTAGACCTGCAAACTAGAACTATTAAATTTAACGAGCCACTCTATCTTGAGAGTGGCCGTATGCTATCAAATTTCAAGCTTATTTATGAGACTTACGGCACGCTAAACGCTGATAAAAGCAACGTTATCGTGATCTGTCACGCCCTAACTGGCTCACACCACGCTGCTGGCACATACGCAGGCGATGAGAAAGCTGGCTGGTGGGACGGGCTAATAGGCAGCAAAAAGGCGGTCGATACGGATAAATTTTACGTTATTTGCGTAAATATCTTAGGCTCGTGCTTTGGCTCGACCTCGCCACTAAGCGTTGATCGAAGTAGCGGCAAAGAGTATAGGCTAAATTTCCCAGTCCTTGCCATAAGTGACGTGGTAAAGGCGCAGATGAGGCTATTTAGCGAGCTTGGCATCACAAGGGCAAGAGCCGTGATAGGCGGCAGTCTTGGCGGTATGCAGGCACTTTGCTACGCTATCGAGTTTCCAGAATTTGCGCAGGATATCGTCATGCTTGCAAGTACCTATCAGACCAAGCCATGGGCGATAGCTTTTAACAAAATCGCCATCGAAGCCATTTTAAACGATGAAAATTTCAAAAATGGCGAATACGATGCGGAATTTATAAGAAAAAATGGTCTAAAAGGTATGGCTTACGGCAGGATGGCAGGGCATATCAGCTTTTTAAGTCCTGATAGCATGGATGAGAAATTTGGACGAAACTACGTAGAAACTGACGGTCTTTACGAGCTTTCTGGGCGCTTTCAGGTGGATCGCTACATGGAGTACAACGGCTACAACTTCCCAAAGAGGTTTGATCCGCTAAGCTACCTATATATCGTAAAGATGATGAATATCTTTGACTGTACAAGACACTATGACAACCTAAAAGACGCCCTTGCGCCGATAAAAGCAAACTTGCATCTAATCGCTTTCAAAGGCGATCTACTCTTTCCGCCATGCTGTATGAGAGAGATTTATGACACACTTTGTGAGATGGGGCGAGGAGAGAATACAAATTTCGTAGAGATAGATAGTAACTACGGCCATGACGCATTTTTGGTCGAGATAGAAAAATTTGATGGATATATAAAAAATATATTAAAAGGATAG
- the xseB gene encoding exodeoxyribonuclease VII small subunit, with amino-acid sequence MEQKEQSFEEKLALADKILNDLNKDDVSLENSIKLHEQGKKLLNEAREILENAKLSIKQVDDE; translated from the coding sequence ATGGAGCAAAAAGAGCAAAGCTTTGAAGAAAAATTAGCCCTAGCAGATAAAATTTTAAATGATCTAAATAAAGATGATGTGAGCTTAGAAAATAGCATAAAGCTGCATGAGCAGGGCAAAAAGCTCTTAAATGAAGCAAGAGAAATTTTAGAAAATGCAAAACTTAGCATAAAGCAGGTGGACGATGAGTAG
- a CDS encoding carbon-nitrogen hydrolase family protein: MSRICALQLPTQPLSEARLDYYLKICADENARLVVLGEYVLNSFFKELISMPKSLIKEQSERKKEALFAMAKKYDLNIVAPIVNLKGKEIFKSLAKFTPTQVKLYDQQILMPYAHWNEAKFFNNASDELNLPIFTYDKFKVGVMFGYEAHFDICWAYMSAKKVDIVLVPTACTFFSQARWEELLKVRAFTNNVYVLRVNRVGSHKSDDTQWSFYGDSMLINPFGEVKNRLGKNEEMMIDELSKKELSEARSTWGFMHIEAKFKR; the protein is encoded by the coding sequence ATGAGTAGAATTTGCGCCCTTCAGCTACCAACTCAGCCGCTAAGCGAGGCAAGGCTTGATTATTATCTAAAAATTTGTGCGGACGAAAACGCAAGACTTGTTGTGCTTGGTGAGTATGTGCTAAATAGCTTTTTTAAAGAGCTTATTAGCATGCCAAAAAGCCTTATAAAAGAGCAAAGCGAGCGCAAAAAAGAGGCTCTTTTTGCAATGGCAAAAAAGTACGATCTAAATATTGTTGCACCCATTGTAAATCTAAAAGGCAAGGAAATTTTTAAGAGTCTAGCTAAATTTACCCCAACACAAGTCAAGCTATATGATCAGCAAATCCTCATGCCTTACGCTCACTGGAATGAGGCTAAATTCTTTAATAACGCAAGTGATGAGCTAAATTTACCTATCTTTACATATGATAAATTTAAAGTAGGCGTTATGTTTGGCTATGAGGCGCACTTTGACATTTGCTGGGCCTATATGAGCGCTAAAAAGGTTGATATCGTACTCGTGCCAACGGCTTGCACATTTTTCTCTCAGGCGCGCTGGGAGGAGCTTTTAAAGGTTAGGGCCTTTACAAACAACGTCTACGTGCTCCGCGTAAACCGCGTAGGGAGCCATAAAAGTGATGATACGCAGTGGAGCTTTTACGGCGATTCGATGCTTATTAATCCGTTTGGCGAGGTCAAAAATAGACTTGGTAAAAATGAAGAGATGATGATAGATGAGCTTAGCAAAAAGGAGCTTAGCGAGGCTAGAAGCACTTGGGGCTTTATGCATATAGAGGCGAAATTTAAAAGATGA
- a CDS encoding MmcQ/YjbR family DNA-binding protein, protein MKRNDVERYIKEKFDVLDEQIFPKYPNFSAFRHKKNEKWFALLMRLSASKLGLESDEMIEVLNLKCSPDLAMVLVDEEQIFKAYHMNKKHWISVNLNSKISQKTVFDLIDESFVLSK, encoded by the coding sequence TTGAAACGAAATGACGTTGAGAGATATATAAAAGAGAAATTTGACGTTTTAGACGAGCAAATTTTCCCAAAATATCCAAATTTTAGCGCCTTTCGCCATAAGAAAAATGAGAAGTGGTTTGCACTACTTATGCGGTTAAGCGCCAGCAAACTTGGGCTTGAAAGTGATGAAATGATAGAAGTTTTAAATCTAAAATGTAGCCCAGATCTAGCGATGGTACTAGTTGACGAGGAACAAATTTTTAAAGCATATCACATGAACAAAAAGCACTGGATAAGTGTAAATTTAAACTCCAAAATCTCACAAAAAACAGTTTTTGACCTAATAGATGAAAGCTTTGTCTTAAGCAAATAA
- the murC gene encoding UDP-N-acetylmuramate--L-alanine ligase — protein MKKVHFIGIGGIGISAIARFLHEKGHKISGSDIKESKTTLELKDEGIEVITPHCKEAIKDQDFVVYSAAIKEDNIELVEARRKGIKCFSRKEILPYVLEDKCVFAVAGAHGKSTTSAMLASLIEGSVIIGAISKQFGSNMRYAKSDNVVFEADESDSSFLNSNPYLAIVTNAEPEHMEHYDYDLAKFYAAYKGFLERAKVRVINAEDEFLSTLKLDAIRLYPSSDITELTMVVRDYQPYTSFNLKNLGKFEAFGMGEHIAIDASLAILAAMHETPLKDIRENLLNFKGIKKRFDILSANKNFVLIDDYAHHPTEIKATLKSVFEYAKILGINSVTAIFQPHRYTRLSTNLPGFKECFKGVDELVILPVYAAGENPIEVDMKSEFSEYNPIFTDKVERVEEGIEFTDEFGVKNRLSDGIVVGFGAGDISVQLRGGY, from the coding sequence ATCAAAAAAGTCCATTTCATAGGTATCGGCGGCATCGGTATCTCAGCCATCGCTAGATTTTTACACGAAAAAGGCCACAAGATAAGCGGTAGTGATATCAAGGAGAGCAAAACTACGCTTGAGCTAAAAGATGAAGGTATCGAGGTCATCACGCCACACTGCAAAGAGGCGATAAAAGACCAAGACTTTGTGGTCTATTCAGCTGCGATAAAAGAGGATAATATCGAGCTAGTGGAGGCCAGACGAAAGGGCATAAAGTGCTTTTCAAGAAAAGAAATTTTGCCTTATGTGCTTGAGGATAAGTGCGTCTTTGCAGTAGCTGGCGCACACGGCAAGAGCACGACTTCAGCGATGCTAGCAAGCCTTATCGAGGGCTCAGTCATCATCGGCGCCATCTCAAAACAGTTTGGTTCAAATATGCGCTACGCCAAAAGCGATAACGTCGTATTTGAGGCTGATGAGAGCGATTCTAGCTTTCTAAACTCAAACCCATATTTAGCCATCGTCACCAATGCAGAGCCAGAGCACATGGAGCACTACGACTACGATCTAGCTAAATTTTACGCAGCTTACAAGGGCTTTTTGGAGCGTGCAAAGGTTAGAGTGATAAACGCTGAGGACGAGTTTTTGAGCACGCTTAAGCTTGATGCGATCAGGCTTTATCCAAGCAGTGATATCACAGAGCTAACGATGGTGGTAAGAGACTATCAGCCATACACTAGCTTCAACCTTAAAAATTTAGGCAAATTTGAAGCCTTTGGCATGGGCGAGCACATCGCTATAGACGCATCTTTGGCTATCCTTGCTGCGATGCACGAGACGCCGCTTAAAGACATTAGAGAAAATTTACTAAATTTTAAAGGGATCAAAAAGCGTTTTGACATCCTTAGCGCAAACAAAAATTTCGTCCTAATCGACGACTACGCGCATCATCCAACCGAGATAAAAGCGACGCTAAAATCAGTCTTTGAATACGCCAAAATTTTAGGTATAAACAGCGTCACAGCGATATTTCAGCCACACCGCTACACAAGACTTAGCACAAATTTACCTGGCTTTAAAGAGTGCTTTAAAGGCGTTGATGAGCTTGTCATATTGCCAGTTTATGCAGCTGGGGAAAATCCGATCGAAGTTGATATGAAGAGCGAGTTTAGCGAGTATAACCCGATCTTTACCGATAAGGTCGAAAGGGTTGAAGAGGGCATAGAATTTACAGATGAATTTGGCGTAAAAAACCGCCTGAGTGATGGCATCGTAGTTGGCTTTGGAGCGGGCGATATCAGCGTACAGCTAAGGGGCGGATATTAA
- a CDS encoding endonuclease MutS2 → MTEEIFLKLDLGEYLEKFNSFLARQKPLFLQGDSKIHFENISELSKYDFKAPDEIKELDDALMRLSKQAVLHISEIYEFAKIIKYFSYLKKQKFEGRLGEWIAKVEIPEAMSHMANSFDENGEFSDSVDERFHAIKQAFSEKKRQIDAELKKLIYSKHITPYLVDTQTHYINAQEALLVRGGFNHALKGTVIARSSGGYFYVAPASTERLKKEQSELLDRKEEIIFEHCKKFSLQMSKSLLFLKFINNAFDQFDAYQARVNLARSRDYEFVLPNSSHVIKLEKFAHPALKNPKSVSVDFSKKVLLITGVNAGGKSMLLKSIISATLLAKYLLPMRIDANRSTIGSFKEFDAIIEDPQSVKNDISTFAGRMVHFARLFTKKSIIIGIDEIELGTDFEEAASLYGVMIERLITQDIKMIITTHHKRLAMLLAKNPEVELVAALYDEAAQRPKFEFLKGTIGKSYAFETATRYGISQNLVAQAKKIYGEDKENLNEIITKTLNLQTKLDEGIKEVTAKEERLERLLEEQKELKERNEIKLNATISRLEKEYYEAINAAKAVINFKDIKDKQRALNVANEKKAAIVKPKKTERESLKVGDRVKYENIKGTVLSISKNDAMIESNGINLRVPLELLRKNGNEVILPKKGGVSLSVDKPKMASLSIDLHGMRADEAIAKLDKFISDSLVMGFDEVSVFHGIGTGKLAFAVKNFLKEHPSVKEFFDAPANQGGYGAKIVRL, encoded by the coding sequence ATGACTGAAGAGATATTTTTAAAGCTTGATTTGGGCGAGTATTTAGAGAAATTTAACTCCTTTTTGGCAAGGCAAAAACCGCTATTTTTACAAGGTGACAGCAAAATCCACTTTGAAAACATTAGCGAGCTTTCAAAGTATGATTTTAAGGCGCCTGATGAGATAAAAGAGCTTGATGACGCGCTTATGAGACTTAGCAAGCAAGCAGTGCTTCACATCAGTGAAATTTACGAGTTTGCAAAGATCATTAAATATTTTTCATATCTAAAAAAGCAAAAATTTGAAGGCAGGCTTGGCGAGTGGATCGCTAAGGTTGAAATCCCTGAAGCGATGAGCCATATGGCAAACAGCTTTGATGAAAACGGCGAGTTTAGCGACAGCGTGGATGAGAGATTTCACGCGATAAAGCAGGCTTTTAGCGAGAAAAAACGCCAGATTGATGCTGAACTTAAAAAGCTCATCTACTCAAAGCACATCACGCCCTATCTAGTCGATACCCAGACGCACTACATCAACGCGCAAGAGGCACTTTTGGTGCGTGGCGGCTTTAATCACGCCCTAAAAGGCACCGTGATCGCTAGAAGCTCAGGCGGATACTTCTACGTCGCACCTGCAAGCACCGAGCGCCTAAAAAAGGAGCAAAGCGAGCTGCTTGATAGAAAAGAGGAGATCATTTTTGAGCACTGCAAGAAATTTAGCCTGCAGATGAGCAAGAGCCTGCTCTTTTTGAAATTTATAAATAACGCTTTTGATCAGTTTGACGCATACCAGGCTCGTGTAAATTTGGCTAGATCACGTGACTATGAGTTTGTTTTGCCAAACAGCTCACACGTTATCAAGCTTGAGAAATTTGCCCACCCAGCGCTTAAAAACCCAAAAAGCGTGAGTGTGGATTTTAGTAAAAAGGTGCTTTTAATAACCGGTGTAAATGCTGGCGGTAAATCGATGCTTTTAAAATCTATCATCTCAGCCACGCTGCTTGCAAAGTATCTGCTGCCTATGCGTATCGACGCAAACCGCTCAACGATCGGCTCTTTTAAAGAATTTGACGCGATCATAGAAGATCCGCAAAGTGTGAAAAACGACATCTCGACCTTTGCTGGCAGGATGGTGCACTTTGCAAGGCTTTTTACTAAAAAGTCAATCATTATCGGCATCGACGAGATCGAGCTTGGCACCGATTTTGAAGAGGCTGCGAGCTTGTATGGCGTCATGATAGAGCGCCTCATCACTCAAGATATCAAAATGATCATCACGACCCACCACAAGCGCCTTGCGATGTTGCTAGCTAAAAACCCCGAGGTTGAGCTAGTAGCGGCACTTTACGACGAGGCGGCCCAAAGGCCTAAATTTGAGTTTTTAAAAGGCACGATCGGCAAGTCTTACGCCTTTGAAACGGCGACAAGATACGGCATATCTCAAAATTTAGTGGCGCAGGCAAAGAAAATTTACGGCGAAGATAAGGAGAATTTAAACGAGATCATCACAAAGACGCTAAATTTACAAACCAAGCTTGATGAGGGGATAAAAGAGGTCACGGCAAAAGAGGAGCGGCTGGAGCGCTTGCTTGAGGAGCAAAAAGAGCTAAAAGAGAGAAATGAGATCAAGCTAAATGCGACTATTTCGCGATTAGAAAAAGAGTATTATGAAGCGATAAATGCGGCAAAAGCTGTTATAAATTTCAAGGACATTAAAGACAAGCAAAGAGCGCTAAACGTGGCAAATGAGAAAAAAGCTGCCATCGTTAAGCCTAAGAAAACTGAACGCGAGAGCCTAAAAGTAGGCGATAGAGTGAAGTATGAAAATATCAAAGGCACGGTTTTAAGCATCTCTAAAAACGATGCGATGATCGAGTCAAATGGCATAAATTTACGCGTGCCGCTCGAGCTTTTAAGAAAAAATGGCAACGAGGTAATCTTACCTAAAAAAGGTGGCGTGAGTTTAAGTGTCGATAAGCCAAAAATGGCCTCGCTCTCGATTGATCTGCACGGCATGAGAGCTGATGAGGCGATAGCAAAACTGGATAAATTTATCTCGGATAGTCTTGTTATGGGATTTGATGAGGTTAGCGTATTTCACGGCATTGGCACTGGCAAGCTCGCCTTTGCAGTTAAAAATTTCTTAAAAGAGCATCCAAGCGTTAAAGAATTTTTTGACGCACCGGCAAATCAAGGCGGATACGGTGCTAAAATAGTCAGACTTTAA
- a CDS encoding EAL domain-containing protein: MSNKDEQTGKNLNITKTIIGLVFVLGSIFLVENLAVFYFKFNNASAENGFNLRKKVDYLTYQYVDYFKNVSKYDVANFQSYINDSAMGDVLLLKDDNKNGYKVVASSDKRIINQEFNDKSCGNIFVHNFQKDYFWAKILPENAAQVCMFVPVGEYILGFKGKVDQRITGTHDEYFFEWLLNNMALTFILSLVGAIVALSTCIWYAVKYIKEKNNYNELKTDAKKQIEELGEKLYIDPMTGLLNKTALVRDINSYENPKVVLIDIDDFGKMNDFYGKFACDQILVKMADLISEFAKDENMKAYCIEADRFALVEDSDSFIDRYEDMVEDLIEIFKGRMLSIVDEDGREIEGIEIHSTIGFALDSDQTLRKATIALKTAKEQDKDYVCYFKGLNQKEEYATQIERSKLIQYATINNNIVPYFQPIVNDQKVPVKYECLIRLLDRGDVISPNVFLDISKRIKRYADLEKQLIKKCFKQLVEDKNLVLSINLSSRDMIDGDVSSLVLNLLNKHNIAGRVVFEIVEDEELKNLERVSNFIERVKSMGAKIAIDDFGSGYSNFSYIIKIKPDYVKIDGSIIKDIDINKDSHSIASAIVAFAKDLGIKTIAEYVHSKEIFEICKEIGVDEFQGFYFGAPERAGS, from the coding sequence TTGAGTAACAAGGACGAGCAAACGGGTAAAAATCTAAACATCACTAAAACGATTATAGGTTTAGTGTTTGTTTTGGGAAGTATTTTTTTAGTCGAAAACCTGGCAGTTTTTTATTTTAAATTTAATAATGCTTCTGCTGAAAATGGCTTTAATCTTCGAAAGAAAGTTGATTATTTGACATATCAATATGTTGATTATTTCAAAAATGTCAGCAAATATGATGTCGCAAATTTCCAATCTTACATTAACGATAGTGCTATGGGCGATGTTCTTTTATTAAAGGATGATAATAAAAATGGATACAAGGTCGTAGCGTCTTCAGATAAAAGAATAATAAATCAAGAATTTAACGACAAAAGCTGTGGAAATATTTTTGTTCATAATTTCCAAAAAGATTATTTTTGGGCAAAAATTTTGCCAGAAAATGCTGCTCAAGTTTGTATGTTTGTGCCGGTTGGAGAGTATATATTGGGCTTTAAAGGAAAGGTCGATCAACGTATTACTGGTACGCATGATGAGTACTTTTTTGAGTGGCTTTTAAACAATATGGCTTTAACATTCATCTTAAGCCTTGTTGGCGCAATAGTTGCTTTGTCTACTTGTATATGGTACGCGGTTAAATATATAAAAGAAAAAAATAACTATAATGAATTAAAAACAGATGCTAAAAAGCAGATAGAAGAGCTTGGAGAAAAGCTTTATATCGATCCAATGACTGGACTTTTAAATAAAACAGCATTGGTGCGTGATATTAATAGCTATGAAAATCCTAAAGTAGTGCTTATAGATATTGACGATTTTGGCAAGATGAATGACTTTTACGGTAAATTTGCATGTGATCAGATTTTGGTCAAGATGGCTGATTTGATCAGTGAATTTGCCAAAGATGAGAATATGAAGGCTTACTGTATAGAAGCAGATAGGTTTGCTCTGGTAGAAGATAGCGATAGCTTTATCGATAGATATGAAGATATGGTTGAAGATTTGATAGAAATTTTTAAAGGCCGTATGCTAAGTATAGTCGATGAAGATGGTAGAGAGATAGAAGGTATCGAGATACATAGTACAATAGGCTTTGCTCTTGATAGTGACCAAACACTAAGAAAAGCAACAATAGCATTAAAAACAGCAAAAGAGCAAGATAAAGACTATGTTTGTTATTTTAAAGGGCTAAATCAAAAAGAGGAATACGCAACTCAAATAGAACGCTCTAAACTGATACAATACGCCACTATAAATAACAATATTGTTCCTTATTTTCAGCCGATAGTTAATGATCAAAAGGTACCTGTAAAATACGAATGCTTGATAAGACTTTTAGATAGAGGCGATGTTATATCACCAAATGTCTTTTTGGATATCTCAAAGCGCATTAAGCGTTATGCTGATCTTGAGAAACAACTCATTAAAAAGTGTTTTAAGCAGCTTGTAGAGGATAAGAATTTAGTACTTTCTATAAATTTAAGCAGTAGAGATATGATCGATGGTGATGTTAGCTCACTTGTTTTAAATTTATTAAATAAACACAATATTGCTGGTAGAGTGGTGTTTGAGATCGTTGAAGATGAAGAGCTTAAAAATTTAGAGAGAGTTTCAAATTTTATTGAGCGTGTAAAAAGCATGGGCGCAAAGATCGCTATCGATGATTTTGGCTCAGGATATTCAAATTTTTCTTACATCATAAAGATCAAGCCTGACTACGTGAAGATCGATGGCTCTATTATAAAAGATATAGACATAAATAAAGATTCACACTCTATCGCGAGTGCGATTGTAGCATTTGCAAAAGACCTTGGTATAAAAACTATTGCTGAATATGTACATTCAAAAGAGATATTTGAAATCTGTAAAGAGATCGGCGTAGATGAGTTCCAGGGCTTTTATTTTGGTGCACCAGAGCGTGCTGGCTCATAA